One genomic segment of Candidatus Baltobacteraceae bacterium includes these proteins:
- a CDS encoding S9 family peptidase yields the protein MRYVLLCFLAVCIAGAPAAARELRTSDVRRIADVEQPAISPDGSRVAAIVVRPDFAQNTYLRELHVIDTSNGDDRILVGDADVALPRWSPDGRRLAYLDRSGGRIAVMQYGTPPRLLARAGGDATDFAWRPDGGAIAFSASDQPSTRDYFEPGDNDYTLSALVPPVHLWLEEGGAVRRLTHGSWTLTPTDSGGIFTPAFTWSHDGRTIVLARLPNTFSGDDERSTLYTLDVASGRLSKLTSHPAVEMAPQFSPDGRHLTYSYPRGGNFLALNTVRIRDGAADVDATRGFDRDIGGTVWMPDGHSLLACGNDETHSRMYHFVMGATPARVDLGDLELTCDAYQSSTFDAGIAATVSKRGAVAFVATTARSLRELYYLPSLGARPRRLTNYNAFFERLTLGRIQSVTWTSSDGYQEFGVVHFPPNAVAGRKYPVVIDIHGGPGLAEIQSAAGKSYGGDWPIEQLIAARGYVVFAPNYRGSDDTGNAFLLAIVGDSVRGPAADILTGLAAVNALPQADTSRVGVSGWSYGGLLTSWLITHDRRWKAAVSGAAVNVEAQEYDLSVSNVQDRYYQNGVSPYVGDGMKQYVDVSPLTYAQDVTTPTLIWGTTGDPVVPVTQSYAFYHALHDNRVPVKFVVFDAPTHGPNAPRTTEELTNLWLDWLDRYLHGTNER from the coding sequence ATGAGATACGTCCTTCTCTGTTTTCTCGCGGTATGCATTGCAGGCGCCCCGGCGGCGGCGCGCGAGCTTCGCACCTCCGACGTGCGGCGGATCGCGGACGTGGAGCAGCCGGCGATATCGCCCGACGGCTCACGCGTCGCCGCGATCGTCGTGCGCCCCGACTTCGCGCAGAATACGTACCTGCGCGAGCTGCACGTTATCGACACGTCGAACGGAGACGACCGCATTCTCGTCGGCGATGCGGACGTCGCTCTGCCGCGCTGGTCGCCCGACGGCCGGCGCTTGGCATACTTGGACCGCAGCGGCGGACGGATCGCGGTGATGCAGTACGGAACGCCGCCGCGACTACTCGCCCGCGCCGGGGGCGACGCGACCGACTTTGCGTGGCGTCCCGACGGCGGCGCTATCGCCTTTTCCGCATCGGACCAACCGTCGACGCGCGATTACTTCGAACCGGGCGACAACGACTATACGCTATCGGCGCTCGTCCCACCGGTGCACCTGTGGCTCGAGGAAGGCGGCGCGGTGAGGCGGCTCACGCACGGAAGTTGGACGCTCACGCCGACCGATTCGGGAGGAATCTTCACGCCGGCGTTCACGTGGTCGCACGACGGGCGCACGATCGTCTTGGCGCGTCTGCCGAACACATTTAGCGGCGACGACGAGCGCTCGACGCTCTACACGCTCGACGTCGCCTCGGGCCGGCTCTCGAAGCTGACGTCGCATCCCGCGGTGGAGATGGCGCCGCAGTTTTCACCCGACGGCAGGCATCTGACGTACTCGTATCCGCGCGGCGGTAATTTCTTGGCGCTCAATACCGTTCGCATACGCGATGGCGCCGCGGACGTCGACGCGACGCGGGGTTTCGATCGCGACATTGGTGGAACGGTCTGGATGCCCGACGGGCACTCCCTGCTCGCGTGCGGCAACGACGAAACGCACTCGCGCATGTATCACTTCGTGATGGGCGCGACTCCCGCGCGCGTCGACCTGGGGGATCTCGAGCTCACGTGTGACGCGTATCAGAGCAGCACCTTCGATGCGGGAATCGCGGCCACCGTTTCCAAGCGGGGAGCGGTCGCCTTCGTCGCGACGACGGCGCGCAGCTTACGCGAACTCTACTACCTGCCGTCGCTGGGCGCGCGTCCGCGGCGTTTGACGAACTACAACGCGTTTTTCGAACGCTTGACCTTGGGGCGCATTCAAAGCGTAACGTGGACCTCGTCGGATGGATACCAAGAGTTCGGCGTCGTCCATTTTCCGCCAAACGCCGTGGCGGGGCGAAAGTATCCGGTCGTCATCGACATTCACGGTGGTCCCGGCCTCGCGGAAATCCAGAGCGCGGCGGGCAAATCGTACGGCGGCGATTGGCCGATCGAGCAGCTCATCGCGGCTCGCGGATACGTGGTCTTCGCGCCGAACTATCGCGGCAGCGACGATACCGGAAATGCCTTTTTGCTGGCGATCGTCGGCGATTCCGTGCGCGGGCCGGCGGCGGACATTCTCACCGGGCTGGCCGCCGTCAACGCACTGCCGCAGGCGGACACCTCGCGCGTCGGCGTGAGCGGATGGTCCTACGGCGGATTGCTCACTTCGTGGCTCATCACGCACGACCGGCGGTGGAAGGCAGCCGTCTCCGGGGCGGCGGTAAACGTCGAGGCGCAAGAGTACGATCTTTCGGTCTCCAACGTGCAAGATCGATATTACCAAAACGGCGTCTCACCGTATGTCGGCGACGGCATGAAGCAGTACGTCGACGTTTCGCCGTTGACGTACGCGCAAGACGTTACGACGCCTACGTTGATTTGGGGAACGACGGGTGACCCCGTGGTGCCCGTCACGCAGTCGTACGCGTTCTATCACGCTCTGCACGACAATCGCGTCCCGGTGAAGTTCGTCGTGTTCGACGCCCCCACGCACGGCCCGAACGCGCCCCGGACTACCGAGGAACTCACCAACCTCTGGCTCGACTGGCTGGACCGCTACTTGCACGGCACTAACGAAAGGTAG